In Oryza sativa Japonica Group chromosome 1, ASM3414082v1, the genomic stretch TGCGTGGATTCTGTTCTGGCACTGAGATTCAGAGGATTGTTTCCAGTGGCCGTATGCTATTTATTTCTGGTTTGCACATGGAGGTTGGGATTTGGTGTCCTTTGGTTCAGTTTCGATCTTATCTCTCATTAATGGGTGACAAATTCTGTGCTTAGATTTGGTATGCTTGCTTATGTTCATATGCTTCACCAGGGGACAGTTAGCTTAGATTTTAAAAAAAGCCTTGCCAATTAGTTAATCTTTGTCTGTCCCATAATTTTCAGACCTCCTATTCCTTATGGATCTGTAGAATTCCGCGGGAGTGATTTGTAACTGGAAAATCACTTTCAGCCTAGCCATGCACCGTTGTTGTTCGATCTGTGGGTCGTAATGGTGATGTCAGACTGGTCCATGTTGTCTGGTCTCTTTCTGGATATGGATAGGAAAGTACAGAGGGAATTAACAGGATTGGTTTGTCCTTTGCATTCTAGTTGCTGGCCTGAATTCTGTCAATTCTTCAATTTAATGACCCTTTTCTCCTACTGAGCTTCTCTAATTTCTTGATTTCGACAATGTCTGTTCTTGTGCAGAATGGCCGTGGAGAAGTTCCCAGACAACAGAATGCTTGGTCACCGTGAGATTGTTGACGGGAAGGTACCTCAATCACTCCATGTACTCGTTTATTCCCTTGAAATGTTAtaccagaaagaaaaaaaactaaataggATTTTTGTGCTATTATAGGCTGGTGCATACGTTTGGAAGACATACAAGGAGGTGTTTGACCTTTCGACTAAGATTGGTAACTCTATTAGGAGCCGTGGACTTGCAAAGGTTTGgtcaataatttattatattttctatatatatgtcatgaGATGGGATGCTAATTTCTTTGAACATTGTTAATTGAATTAAACATTGTATGAACTTTTTGTTCAGCTTGGAAGCAACACTTTGATGTATTCTTATATCTTGATTAAAGAATCATACCATCTCATTTTAATTTGATAATTTTGCAGGGAAGCCGTTGTGGTATCTATGGTGCTAATTGTCCTGAATGGATTATCACGATGGAGGTAATGTTTTCAATCTTGTTCTGTAGCCAGCTTTTGTCTGGATGCACTCTCATCATTTCGCAGCAAGTAAACTGTCAATTTTCACCCATTATTTAGTCATTTTTGTCTTTTGGGGCACTTATGTTGCTGAAACAATTGTAACGCTTGGTACTTATGTCTCGCCAATTTATGTTTCTGTCCTTTTCAGGCCTGCAATGCTCATGGAATCTACTGCGTTCCATTATATGACACTCTTGGTATATATCCTAACATTTTCTTAAGAGCATTATACACACATTGACGAGTTTATTGTTTTCTTCTATGATACTTCTTGCTTGGGGGCGGTGGTAGGTCATTTAGTTGTGCACCTGTTAACATTATGCTTCTTTCTCTGAGGAAGGTAGCCTTGATACTGTTAAGCATGTGCTCAAGAACTATTTATGGTCTCCTCTTATGGCAACTATGATTATGTTTCCAGAAGAATGAAAAAGCTTTGTCACATCATTAGAACATATTGCAAATAAGTTTCCTATGATGATCTTGTTGTTTTCTTATAAGCAAACTAAGAGCTAAATGTCATTCAATAAGTAAAGGATCTTTTTCCTAGTTGACACATTTAGATGCATAAAATGAAACGACATAGTAACACATGCAACTGCAGCTTATACCTTTGTATTAAATATGCTCTTGATGCAGGAGCTGGTGCTGTAGAGTTTATTTTGTGCCATGCAGAAGTTGAGATTGCTTTCacagaggagaaaaaaattgaGCAGGTATAGTTTGTTACTTTGTTTCATTGTCTCATACCAGTATGTAGAACTTCGATGATTGCATTGCAGTGCATCCTGAATCGAGAATACTTGCACTGTTGTTGACCTTCTACATAATTGTCTTTATCTGTATGATGAATATGTAAAATTAATCTTTATTTTGGTGAGCATCTTTGGAAATATATCTGTAAACTGTCCATTGGGGAAAAGCTAGCAGTACACCAATTGTTCTTCTGTATTCCttaagttcatttttgtttttagtTATGCTTTGTAAAGCTCCATCACCCGTTTAGATCCATGGAAACCTTGCTTCattctacttaaaaaaaatgcatgtttcCAAGACAGTTTTCTATAGTTACACAATTATCTTGTTTCAACTGTATTACATTGtgttatttatattttggacgACACTTCGATGGTTGTTTTGCGACTGTGTCAATGGGTTGTGGGTATCTCATCATATCAAAGCATGCTTTATCTCTCCGGATGCATATTGAGTAATTTCAACTTGGCAGATCTTCAAGACTTTCCCCAAGTCAGCTGAATTCTTGAAAAGTAGGTTTCACTCATCCATACCATCATCAAGAAATAACATGCTTCTACCATGAAATTAAAGATGTAATACTATTTGCAGCAATCGTTAGTTTTGGGAAGGTAACTCAGGAACAAAAGGAAAATGCCTCCAAATATGGGCTGGAGATCTATTCATGGGATGAATTTCTTTCTTTGGTAAGACATGCTGCCAGCAATTTTATATGCAGTTCGTTTTGACATTATCATTTCTTAAACATAAATGCCTCATAATGATGTGGCAATGTGCACATTAGTATTTGTCTATCCACAGATCCTTCAATACCTGTATAGGCAAAGATTTTGATGTAACTTCATTTGTATAACATGGAAGTTGAAAACGCTAATTTTTAATGTTGTTTGCCtacaaacttttgtcaagttTGCTAACTTTTTGTTGTCACCAGTTACTACAGTCTACCTATGGTCCTAAACCTCTCGTAGTTTTGTTTCTTTCTAATTTGGAAAGTTGTTTCAAGAGTTCATTTTACACCTATTTTATTAGGATAGCTTTTCAGATATTCTATTTTTCACATGACATTGTATCTTCAGGCAGACCAAGAATTCGATCTTCCAGTGAAAGCAAAGACTGACATATGTACTATAATGTATACCAGTGGAACTACTGGTGACCCCAAAGGTGTACTGATCTCCAATGCAAGCATTATTTGCCTAGTCGCAGGTGTAGATCGGCTGCTTAACTGTGTAAATGAGCAGGTAAGATATGCCAGCAGCCCTTTCATTATGCATCCATATATAATCACTGATCAATCTTTAATTGCTTTAACTATGCGGGAATCTCAGCTGGAGCAAACCGATGTTTACATGTCTTATCTTCCACTTGCTCATATCTTTGATCGTGTTGTGGAAGAGCTATTTATGTTCCATGGTGCTTCCATTGGATTTTGGCGTGGGGTAAGCACCGTTACATGTTTACTGATCCCTcttggattttgattttttgaaCCTGTGATGACTATCTTAAAAATTTGGTTCAGGATGTTAAGCTGCTTGTTGAAGATATTGGGACACTGAAACCAACTATCTTGTGTGCTGTTCCACGTGTGCTTGACCGGATATTTTCTGGTAAGGAGCTCTTGAAGTGTATGGAAAATTATTAACAGTCGTCATACTTTTTCATAGGCATCCAGTGAGATATTTTTGTGATTAAGTGAGGCAAGACAGTAGATATTTatcatttgatcatattgttcAATAGCAATTATTCTTAGATGATATTGTTTTAATATATACACTAATTAATATAGATTGAATCTGTCATTTTCCTTTGGTGAAATACTTCTTATTGGTCTTAATGGTGTGGTTTGCTCTTTTGTTTGGTAAATTCTTAGATGGCTGGCTGTCTGATCCACTGATACTCTTGACATGTCATGGCAAGGTGTTTATACTAATTTACTCAAGAAACTACCTAATAACTTGGCTATATTGTTATTGGTGTTTCTTACTTCACCAAGGAATTCTCCTGTGTCTAACAATAGTTGAATGTTGAGTACTTCATATCTTATTCTAATGCAAACTTGAACCATATTTGTGCTTTTGGTATATGAGGATCTTCTGTTTGTTTATATATGCTCATGCATGAACCTGGTGATAGTTTTGTTCTGTCGACTTGAAGTTTGCTTGTACTTTTTAAAAGGATTTGATATTGTCACTGTGAGTGTGATCTTGCTAGAGTTTGCTCGTGCTCATGGAACTTTCCCTTATTTTTACCCTTTATTCAGGACTCCAAGCTAAAATTGCATCTGGGGGTTTCATAAAGAGTACATTGTTCAATCTTGCTTACAAATTGTAAGTTTACTACTCTTTGTACTCTGAATGTTTGCCTTTTGGGGAATAGAAAATGTGGAATAGTTGTTTGCACTTTTAATATTATAGGTCCAATGTTTCTTCTGAAGTTCACTTTATGCTAGTATTAGTTAATAATCTGTAACTATCAAATTGAAGTATTTCACCTGTCACAGAATCGAGTATGACCTAGGTATTATATTTTGCAGCAAGCAATTTAGAATGATGAAAGGAGCTAAGCACAATGAAGCTGCCGCAATATGTGACAAAGTAGTTTTCAGTAAGGTAGTTGAACTTTGCAGTCGCTACTTCTTCACTCTTATGTGTTCTTAAACTTGCCATTcttattttagaaatttaaTTTATCATGCTTCAGGTGAAAGAAGGTCTTGGGGGAAATGTTCGTGTTATTTTGTCCGGAGCTGCTCCACTTGCTACTCATGTTGAAGAATACCTGAGAGTGGTGACTTGTGCACATGTCTTACAAGGATATGGTATATCTTTGTTTGTTATCTTTGTAGAGAAAGTAGGATAGATGCCTCACCTAAGAGGGGAGGTGATCTCTTATATATATAGCTGAATTACAATGAATGCTAGTGCTGAGATACAATCAATACAAGTGAATTACATAAGACCAAAGGTCTAGGAGAGTAAAGGTCTAGGAGTTGAACAGCCTATAGATTAATAAATAATCCTAATACCCGCCCGCAGTCATAGCGGGAGGAGTACGAACGCAAAGACTGGACCGAAAATCTTGTGATAAAAGAACACTTGCAACTCTCTTGATCTATCATGTCTTTTCTAGTCCATTTGATCAGTACAATCATTTTTATTTAGTTGTATGCATTAGACATACCATCCAATTAATTATTAAAGCATTATAAATTGATGTAACTGAGTAGGTAAAGTTATTTTCTACGATGCTATATATACTTGATGGGATAACTCAATTGTTTTGATGACAACATCACTGATGTTATTGGTCTATTCAATCTATGCTCTTACTAGCAAAAGATAAACTCTGAAAATATTAATAGAAGGCAATTGTGTTGATGGAAATCTCTGTTTTTTGAATGGAagttttgatttgattttgttgTGCAACATGCAAAGTTTTAAAATTGGtggaaaaaaatactaatctcCTGGGCTGGACTGGTAACCAGTAGGTTAACGGAATTTACCAGACAAACATTCAAATATTGGAATTCAAACAATGGTTACTGGTTGTTAACAAGTAGCATTGTACCAGCCCGAAGCAGAAGGTAACTGGTCAGCAAAAAAGTGCTTCTGTTAGTAAATATCAAAATTATTAAATTACGAATTTCAAATCTAAATTAAAGTATTGCAGCTGGTTTGTTCTGGCACTATTCACCACCTTCTAACCAGTTATGGGCTGGTTACCAGTTGTTTTCCAAACGCTGTCAACATGCACTAGTTCTTAAATTGGTTTCCTccataaaaacaaacaaaagtttCCTAAATTGTAGGTCATTATCATTGATCCATGTAAcctgaattttttttccaacagAACTTTGTTTTGAATCATTTGGTCTCTTTTAGGTCTCACGGAGACTTGTGCTGGATCTTTCGTCTCCCTACCAAATCAGATGTGCATGATAGGGACTGTTGGTCCTCCAGTGCCAAATATTGATGTCTGCCTGGAATCAGTGCCTGAAATGAATTATGATGCACTTGCAACTAGACCGCGTGGCGAAATCTGCATCAGGGGAGAAACAGTATTCTCAGGATACTACAAGCGTGAAGACCTTACAAAGGATGTTTTGATTGATGGATGGTTCCATACTGGTATGTCTTGCTttttcatagttttttttttctctccttatGGGGGCTTTTTGTAGATTTTAGTGGCTGCAGCAGTAAAAAGAATGTCAGATACCATTTCCACAATTGCAATAATTTCATTTCTGGAGTAGGATTCATGTTTTAATATTTTAGGCCTTGTAATATCAATAGTAGGTCCACACTGTGATACTGAGAATGGGCTAACTAGCTAAGCTTAAGCAGCAATTAATCAGAGTATACATCCGCTTTAGATTGCAAGGCATTCTACTCTCTTTTACTAAACTGTGCCTGGATGACAGTACTAATATGATCAGCTAGTTGCAAAGAGAGGTTTGAAAATTGAAACATCTGTTCTCTGCTTGCAGGAGACATTGGTGAGTGGCAACCTGATGGAAGTATGAAAATCATAGATCGCAAAAAGAATATCTTCAAGCTTTCACAAGGAGAATATGTAGCAGTAGAAAATTTGGAGAACATTTATGGTCTTGTTTCTGCTATAGATTCGGTATATGGCTATCTGCTTTAAAGTTCTCTGCTCCTTAAATTTATTCTGCGACATTGTTTTTGCCTTTTTGGTATCATAAATGACTGATGGGTCATTACCTTCTGTTTCTGCTAAaacaatttgaaaaactttcctctgttttttttttttttgaacatctGTTCAGATATGGGTATATGGGAATAGCTTTGAGTCATTCCTTGTTGCTGTGGTCAATCCAAACAAGGAAGCATTGGAGAGCTGGGCTGCAGCAAATGGAATCAGTGGTGATTTGGAGGCATTGTGTGAGAACCCCAAAGCAAAAGAATACATTTTGGGAGAACTGTCAAAAGTAGGAAAAGAGAAGAAGGTAATATTTTGATTATTGCttgcttttttttcctgaa encodes the following:
- the LOC4324180 gene encoding long chain acyl-CoA synthetase 4 isoform X1, with translation MEMQHVVEVEQGRAAADGRPSVGPAYRSAFARGGFPPPVAGLDCCYDIFRMAVEKFPDNRMLGHREIVDGKAGAYVWKTYKEVFDLSTKIGNSIRSRGLAKGSRCGIYGANCPEWIITMEACNAHGIYCVPLYDTLGAGAVEFILCHAEVEIAFTEEKKIEQIFKTFPKSAEFLKTIVSFGKVTQEQKENASKYGLEIYSWDEFLSLADQEFDLPVKAKTDICTIMYTSGTTGDPKGVLISNASIICLVAGVDRLLNCVNEQVRYASSPFIMHPYIITDQSLIALTMRESQLEQTDVYMSYLPLAHIFDRVVEELFMFHGASIGFWRGDVKLLVEDIGTLKPTILCAVPRVLDRIFSGLQAKIASGGFIKSTLFNLAYKFKQFRMMKGAKHNEAAAICDKVVFSKVKEGLGGNVRVILSGAAPLATHVEEYLRVVTCAHVLQGYGLTETCAGSFVSLPNQMCMIGTVGPPVPNIDVCLESVPEMNYDALATRPRGEICIRGETVFSGYYKREDLTKDVLIDGWFHTGDIGEWQPDGSMKIIDRKKNIFKLSQGEYVAVENLENIYGLVSAIDSIWVYGNSFESFLVAVVNPNKEALESWAAANGISGDLEALCENPKAKEYILGELSKVGKEKKLKGFEFIKAVHLEPVPFDMDRDLITPTYKKKRPQLLKYYQGTIDNMYRSAK
- the LOC4324180 gene encoding long chain acyl-CoA synthetase 4 isoform X2, which gives rise to MEMQHVVEVEQGRAAADGRPSVGPAYRSAFARGGFPPPVAGLDCCYDIFRMAVEKFPDNRMLGHREIVDGKAGAYVWKTYKEVFDLSTKIGNSIRSRGLAKGSRCGIYGANCPEWIITMEACNAHGIYCVPLYDTLGAGAVEFILCHAEVEIAFTEEKKIEQIFKTFPKSAEFLKTIVSFGKVTQEQKENASKYGLEIYSWDEFLSLADQEFDLPVKAKTDICTIMYTSGTTGDPKGVLISNASIICLVAGVDRLLNCVNEQLEQTDVYMSYLPLAHIFDRVVEELFMFHGASIGFWRGDVKLLVEDIGTLKPTILCAVPRVLDRIFSGLQAKIASGGFIKSTLFNLAYKFKQFRMMKGAKHNEAAAICDKVVFSKVKEGLGGNVRVILSGAAPLATHVEEYLRVVTCAHVLQGYGLTETCAGSFVSLPNQMCMIGTVGPPVPNIDVCLESVPEMNYDALATRPRGEICIRGETVFSGYYKREDLTKDVLIDGWFHTGDIGEWQPDGSMKIIDRKKNIFKLSQGEYVAVENLENIYGLVSAIDSIWVYGNSFESFLVAVVNPNKEALESWAAANGISGDLEALCENPKAKEYILGELSKVGKEKKLKGFEFIKAVHLEPVPFDMDRDLITPTYKKKRPQLLKYYQGTIDNMYRSAK